A part of Caretta caretta isolate rCarCar2 chromosome 1, rCarCar1.hap1, whole genome shotgun sequence genomic DNA contains:
- the LOC125626541 gene encoding olfactory receptor 52N4-like yields MASFNLTPSDPSAFILTGIPGLQDAHIWISILFSMFYIIILLGNFMVLFIVSKEQTLHKPMYLLLCMLALTDINTSSSVIPKALCIFWFNLKSITVGGCLTQMFFLHAASVMHSAVLVIMAFDRYVAICNPLRYSTILTSTRVAKLGLVGLIRAVLFILPLPLLLKRQPFCTNRIIPHTYCDHMAVVKLSCGDITVNWMYGLVIAFVVNGLDLMLIALSYGLIIRALLRISSKRAHQKALSTCTAHICVILTSYTPSLFSSLTHRFSEGIAPHVHIILANLYFLVPPMLNPIFYGVKTKELRDKVGKYIHRK; encoded by the coding sequence ATGGCATCTTTCAACCTCACCCCTTCTGACCCATCAGCATTCATCCTAACGGGCATCCCTGGCTTGCAAGATGCCCACATCTGGATTTCCATCCTTTTCTCTATGTTCTATATTATCATCCTCTTGGGAAATTTCATGGTTCTATTTATTGTAAGCAAAGAGCAGACCCTGCACAAGCCGATGtacctgctgctctgcatgctggcacTCACAGACATCAACACGTCTAGCTCTGTCATACCAAAGGCACTGtgtatattttggttcaatttgaaaAGCATTACTGTGGgtggctgcctcacccagatgttcttcctTCATGCGGCTTCTGTTATGCACTCAGCCGTCCTCGTAATAATGGCCTTCGATCGCTATGTCGCCATATGTAACCCCCTGAGATACTCCACTATCCTCACGAGCACACGAGTAGCTAAGCTAGGGCTTGTGGGTTTgataagagctgttctcttcattctgcccctgcccctgctcctgaagAGGCAGCCATTCTGTACCAACCGCATTATCCCGCACACGTACTGCGACCACATGGCTGTGGTGAAGTTGTCGTGTGGAGACATTACAGTCAACTGGATGTACGGTTTGGTGATAGCATTTGTAGTCAATGGGTTAGACCTTATGCTCATTGCCTTGTCCTATGGTCTAATCATCAGGGCTCTCCTCAGAATCTCCTCCAAGAGAGCCCACCAGAAAGCCCTCAGCACCTGCACAGCCCACATCTGTGTGATACTGACATCTTATACTCCCTCGCTCTTCTCCTCTCTGACACACCGGTTCAGTGAGGGCATCGCTCCGCATGTTCACATCATTTTGGCCAACCTCTACTTCCTCGTCCCCCCCATGCTCAACCCTATCTTTTATGGGGTAAAAACCAAAGAGCTTCGTGACAAAGTGGGCAAATACATCCACAGAAAGTGA